One stretch of Gammaproteobacteria bacterium DNA includes these proteins:
- a CDS encoding MFS transporter, translated as MKARVALTNPNADQAIRKQTPSFSFLPLYLMAIGTFAVGTEGFMIAPILPSVADDLSVPLVAAGQLVTIFALTYAISSPVLTALTGSLNRRSFLIGAMGLFALGNLIAAVVPNFISLIFARVFLAMAAGLYVPNSNAVASIMAPPEKRGRALAIINGGLTVAIVLGVPLGAFIGNHLSWRATFGFVALLAAIAVVGLMLGLPKDAGANAKVTTLRERFAVIQQYNVFPSLLVTLLWAVGAYTVYTYIAPVTTLITGWAGTEIGYVLFLWGGFAFLGLLIGGALSDRLGVHRVIDWGIPALGISLAALTLISHIHAALIAIPLFLLTMVTWAFMHWGAFPAQQARLINIAGEKHASVVLSLNASFMYLGFALGALLGTFVLVHSEVANLGIAGALAVAVSVAFYLFTKRRERSRASGGSRSEVTTRAISTCEQREREDRRTPVTDAGATDAIVLPERSSRDRWS; from the coding sequence ATGAAAGCCAGGGTGGCACTAACAAATCCGAACGCGGATCAAGCAATTAGAAAGCAAACTCCCTCATTTAGTTTTCTGCCTCTTTACCTGATGGCGATCGGCACGTTTGCGGTGGGCACCGAGGGTTTTATGATCGCCCCGATCCTACCAAGCGTGGCGGATGACCTGTCGGTGCCCCTAGTCGCAGCGGGCCAGTTGGTGACGATCTTTGCGTTGACCTACGCAATCAGCTCCCCCGTGCTCACGGCTCTCACAGGAAGTCTAAATCGTCGTAGCTTTCTGATAGGAGCAATGGGTCTTTTCGCGCTGGGCAATCTCATTGCGGCCGTGGTGCCCAACTTCATTTCTCTCATTTTTGCCAGAGTTTTTCTTGCCATGGCCGCCGGCCTCTACGTTCCTAATTCGAATGCCGTCGCAAGCATTATGGCGCCTCCGGAAAAACGCGGTCGAGCACTTGCCATCATCAATGGTGGACTAACGGTTGCCATTGTCCTTGGCGTTCCGCTCGGAGCATTTATAGGAAATCATTTGAGCTGGCGAGCGACATTTGGATTTGTCGCATTGCTCGCAGCCATCGCTGTAGTTGGCCTGATGTTGGGTTTACCCAAAGATGCTGGAGCGAATGCGAAAGTAACAACGCTTCGCGAGCGCTTTGCGGTCATTCAGCAGTACAACGTCTTTCCCTCGCTTCTGGTCACTCTACTTTGGGCCGTCGGTGCGTATACCGTTTATACCTATATCGCGCCGGTCACCACTTTGATTACCGGTTGGGCCGGAACCGAAATTGGATATGTCTTATTCCTCTGGGGCGGTTTTGCATTTCTAGGATTGTTGATTGGAGGTGCATTAAGCGATCGACTCGGTGTTCACCGAGTGATCGATTGGGGTATTCCGGCTTTGGGTATATCTCTCGCGGCATTGACTTTGATCTCGCATATCCATGCGGCACTTATCGCAATCCCTCTGTTCCTTTTGACGATGGTGACGTGGGCATTCATGCACTGGGGCGCCTTCCCCGCGCAGCAAGCTCGCCTTATCAATATCGCCGGTGAAAAGCACGCATCAGTCGTTTTATCCCTGAATGCCTCGTTCATGTATCTGGGATTTGCGCTAGGCGCTCTGCTGGGAACTTTTGTGCTCGTTCACAGTGAGGTAGCCAATCTCGGGATTGCGGGGGCACTTGCCGTTGCGGTGTCAGTCGCGTTCTATCTCTTTACAAAGCGTCGTGAAAGATCACGAGCAAGCGGCGGAAGCCGAAGCGAAGTAACCACGCGAGCGATCTCAACATGTGAGCAGCGCGAGCGTGAGGACCGTCGCACACCCGTCACGGATGCTGGTGCCACTGACGCAATCGTTTTGCCGGAGCGATCGAGTCGTGATCGCTGGTCTTGA
- a CDS encoding alpha/beta hydrolase has product MPGTMNLNAVRIIDVDDLKLRYLRSDGEGGIPVLLTSPWPESLFAYQRIWPSLSAEASLIALDLPGFGHSEGRPDLMSPKTMGAFLPKILVALGVGPVHAVGPDVGTSALLFAASRHPDLFESLVVGSGATDASLTTGGLRNIIDAPSTKAFEGGSGEDFAAGSINRMMKSRPDPEMLKDYQAGSAGRRFIEAMAYVRAYPRDLAELHALLPNVRTPVLSIWGTHDPIVPPSNADVLDRKLPRTRSVLLDSGHFVWEDQAEQYAAAVLDWIRGGYRAP; this is encoded by the coding sequence ATGCCGGGGACAATGAATCTCAACGCCGTCCGCATCATCGATGTCGACGACCTGAAACTCCGTTACCTGCGCAGCGACGGTGAAGGGGGCATTCCGGTGCTGCTCACCAGTCCCTGGCCCGAAAGTCTGTTCGCGTATCAGCGAATCTGGCCGTCGCTGAGCGCTGAGGCGTCGCTGATTGCGTTGGATCTGCCAGGGTTCGGACACTCGGAGGGGCGACCGGATCTCATGTCTCCGAAAACGATGGGCGCCTTCCTGCCGAAGATTCTGGTTGCTCTCGGCGTCGGCCCGGTGCACGCCGTTGGACCGGACGTGGGGACATCAGCACTTCTGTTCGCCGCTAGCAGGCATCCGGATCTGTTCGAGAGTCTGGTGGTCGGCAGCGGCGCCACCGACGCTTCGCTGACGACGGGTGGCCTCAGAAACATTATCGACGCTCCATCGACCAAAGCCTTCGAAGGCGGCAGTGGCGAGGACTTCGCTGCAGGTTCTATCAACCGGATGATGAAGAGCAGGCCCGATCCAGAGATGCTCAAGGACTATCAGGCCGGTTCAGCGGGCCGGCGCTTCATCGAAGCGATGGCTTATGTGCGGGCGTATCCTCGTGATCTCGCCGAACTGCATGCGCTTCTTCCTAATGTTCGCACGCCGGTTCTTAGCATCTGGGGAACGCACGATCCGATCGTTCCCCCGTCCAACGCCGACGTACTCGACAGGAAGCTGCCGAGGACCCGGTCCGTCCTGCTCGATAGCGGTCACTTCGTCTGGGAAGACCAAGCCGAGCAATATGCGGCGGCGGTCCTGGACTGGATCCGGGGCGGCTATCGGGCTCCCTGA